Below is a genomic region from Actinoallomurus bryophytorum.
GGTCGCGATCGGGTCGTTCGCGTTCGACCGCTTCCCGACCGGGGACAACCTCGGCAACATCGCGATCACCTCGTCCTTCCTGGCGACGGTGGCCCTCGGCATGACCTTCGTGATCATCACGGGCGGGATCGACCTGTCGGTCGGCTCGGTGTTCGCGCTCGGCGGGGTGCTGGCCGCGTACGGGGTGCGCTGGGGATCGCTCGCCGCGCTGCTGCTGCCGCTCGCGGTGTGCGGGGCGTTCGGCCTGGCGCAGGGCCTGCTGATCGCCCGGGTACGGCTCGCCCCGTTCATCGTCACGCTCGCGGGCCTGCTGGGCGCCCGCGGCCTGCTGCTGTCCATCTCCGACGAGGGCGCCAGGACGTACCTCATCCCGCACGGCTCGGTGCTCGCGCGGGTCGGCCAGGGCAGCGTCCTCGGCCTCGGGTACCCGGTCTACCTGACGCTCGCGCTGTTCGCCGCCGGCGCGGTGCTGCTCCAGCGGACGAGGTTCGGCCAGTGCGTGTACGCGGTCGGCGGCAGCGAGGACGCGGCCGACCTGATGGGCGTTCCGGTGGCGCGCACGAAGGTCGTCGTCTACGTGATGTCCGGCCTGCTGGCCGGCCTGGCCGGCGCGCTCAACGCGGCACGGCTGTCATCGGGAGTCACGATCCTGGGCACGGGCATGGAGCTCGACGTGATCGCCGCGGTCGTGATCGGCGGCACGCTGCTGACCGGCGGCGCCGGCTCGGTGAGCGGGACGGCCGCGGGCGTGCTCCTGCTGGGGGTGATCCAGAACCTCATCAACCAGATCGGGGACCTGTCCTCCTCCTACCAGCAGGTGGTGAGCGGTGCCTTCCTGGCCGCCGTGGTGGTCGTGCAGACCTACCTCAGCAGGGTCCAGCGGCTGCGATGAGATCTGGTCACCACATGATCCGTCGGACGGGCTCTTAGGCCGCGCCGTCGCGCGGTTCTATGCGGTCGATCGTCTGCTCGCTCCATGCCCGGATGGCCGCGGCCTGCTCGGGCGTGAGCGAGTCGAAGAAGTGGTGGCGGATGTTGCCGGCGTGCACGAGGACGGCGCTCTGCGCGGCGTGGCGGCCCTTGGCGGTCAGCCCGATCCGGGTCCGGCGGCCGCCGGACCCGGACTCGGTCCGCTCCACGAAGCCGCGGTTCTCCATGCGCGTCAGCTGGTGGGAGACGCGGCTCTTCTCCCAGTCGAGCGACTCGGAGAGTTCGCCGACGCGCATCTCGCGGCCGGGTGCCTGCCACAGCGTCACCAGCACGCTGAACTCGGCCTTCGAGATGCCGGAGTCGCGCTGGAGACCGCGGTCGAGTTCCCGGGTGAGCAGGCGCTGCGCGCGCATCCAGGTGTCCCAGAGCTCCCATTCGTCGGGTTCGAGCGTACGGGTCTCCGCCATGGCGGGAATCATACCGGCGGACATCAGTTGACGTATCAACTCCGTGGCTCCTAGAGTTGACGCGTCAACTCCTTGGGAAGGACATCATGGCACTTCGCATCGGCATCATCCTCGGCAGCACACGACCCGGACGCCGGGGCGATCAGATCGCCTCCTGGGTGCTCGACACGGCGCGTGCCCACGGCGGCGCCGACTACGAGCCGATCGACCTCACTCACCACGGCCTCGGCAACCTCGACGAGCGCGGCAATCCGAACCTCCAGGAGTACGAGCACGCGCACACCCGTGACTGGTCGCGGCTGGTCGACGCCTTCGACGGCTTCGTGTTCCTCACCCCGGAGTACAACCACTCCTTCTCCGGCGCGCTCAAGAACGCTCTGGACTACGTCTACCGGGAGTGGAACGACAAGGCCGCCGGCATCGTCAGCTACGGCGGATGGGCCGCGGGGGTGCGGGCGGCCGAGGCGCTCCGGCTCGTGCTCGCCGAGCTCCAGGTGGCCACGGTCCGCGCACAGCCCGCCGTCGCCCTGATCCCCGCGTTCTCGACCGGCGTCTTCGTCCCGGCTGAGGGCCTCGACGTCGCGGTCCGCGGCATGCTCGACCAGGTCATCGCCTGGTCGGGTGCACTGCGCGGTGTACGCGAGGCCAAGGCGGGCGCGGCGGCCTAGAGATCCTCGGTGACAGGGATCTGTCAGACGCGCATTAGGGCCTCATCCGAAGTCCCGTTGTCCCACTGCGTGCCGCTCGCTACGGACGGGGACTTCGGATGAGGCCCTACGCGACCAGCTCGCGTTCGAGCGGGGTGCGGAAGCGTGGAGTGACGCGGACCGGGCCGAGCCACTCACCGAGGCGGGCCGCCTCGGCCGTCACCGCGGCCGACGCCTCGGCGCCGATGTCCTCCAGGAGCCGGTGGACGACCTCGCCGTCCGGGCGCTGGGCCCAGCCGCCGACGATCCGGCCGTCGGCCCAGACCGTGGGGCCGGCGTTGCCCGTCCGGTCGAACAGCGCCGTGCCGTGCCCGCCCAGGTACCACTCGCGGTCCTTCCAGCCCATCACGGTCGGGTCGAGCCCGGGCAGCAGGGCGACCCACGGGTCGGCCTGCGCCCCCGTGTCCTCGGCCAGGACCACGCCGGGCGTGCCGTCCAGGTCGGCCTCCTCGGCGCCGATCCGGGCCAGCGCCTTCCTGACCTGGGTGAGGTTCAGGCCGGTCCACCACTTGAGGTCGGCGACGGTGCCGGGGCCGTACGCCGTCAGCCAGCGGCGCACCAGCTCGGCCCGCGCCTCCTCGGCGGGCACGTCGGGGATCCCGCCGGGCAGCCAGGACTCCATCGGCGACCAGCGGAACTGACTGCTGATCCAGGACCCGCGCGGCCGGCCGCGTACGATCCGGCCCTCCGCGGCCAGGCCGAGCAGCACCCGGCTCGCGACGGCCGGCCATGACTCGTTCTTCGTCCCGTGGGCGAGTACGAGCCGTTCCCTCAGCCGCGGCTCGTCGGCGGACAGCTCCGCCGCGAACGCCGCGCCACGCTTCCGCAGGGCGCTCACCGTCGCGTCCTCGACCTCGCGCAGCCACGCCTCGCCACCGACACCGGCCTGTTCGAGGAACAGCAGCGTACGGCGGCGTTCGAGCCGCGCGACGTCGTTGGTGCAGGCGGCCTGCACGACCGGCACCAGCTCGGCCGGGACGGTGAAGACCGTCCGGCGCATGCAGAGCATCCGCACCAGCAGACGGTCGCAGTACATCGCACCCTCGATGGCCGCGACGTCGGGGGAGCGCATGCGCGCCGCGGCGGCGAGGTACACCGACGCGGGGTCCGTGCCGTGCAGCGCGACCAGGGAGCGCGCCACCTCCGGCGCCGTCTCGGCCCGCGCCGCCAGCCGGTGCCGTACGCCGAGCCGCGCCCGGCGCTCCGCGACCGTGAACCGCCTCATCGTCATCCGCTGAGTATCGCCCCAACCTGGGTATCACGGGCATGAGCTCATCGCCGGAAGGAGCCGATGCGTGCCGCACCTTCTCGCCGCCGCCGCGACGCCCGCAGACCTGTTCGCGGCGCGCGAGCAGATGGCGCTGTCCCTCGGCTGGCACATCATCCTGGCCTGTTTCGGCGTTGGAATGCCCGCGTTGACCGTCTTCGCCGAATGGCGCGGCCTGCGTACGGGCAACGACGACTACATTCGCTTGGCGCACCGCTGGGCGAAGGTGATGGGAGTGCTGTTCGCGGTCGGCGCGGTCTCGGGCACGATCCTGTCCTTCGAGATGGGCGTGCTGTGGCCCGGACTGATGTCGGTCTACGGGCAGGTGATCGGGCTGCCGTTCGCCCTGGAGGGGTTCGCGTTCTTCATCGAGGCGGTCTTCCTGGGCATCTACCTGTACGCCTGGGACCGGCTGCCGCCCCGGCGGCACGTCCTCACCGGGCTGCCGGTGTGCGTCGCCGGTGTCGCCTCGGCCTTCTTCGTCGTTTCGGCGAACTCCTGGATGAACCAGCCGCGCGGCTTCGACCTGGTGAACGGCACCGTCACCCGCGTACGGCCGTGGGCGGCGATGTTCAACCCGGCCATGCCGATGGAGACGCTGCACATGATCCTGGCGGCCTTCATGGTGGCCGGTTTCGGCGTCGCGAGCGTGTACGCGGCAGGGATGCTGCGAGGCCGCCGCGACCGCTACCACCGGCTGGGCTTCCTGGTGCCGTTCGTCACCGCGGCCGTCGTCACGCCCTTCCAGATCGTCGTGGGCGACAGCCTCGCGCGGATGCTCGCCTCACACCAGCCGCCCAAGCTCGCCGCCATCGAGGGCCTGAACCACACCGGCTCGCACGTCCCCATCTCGGTCGGTGGCGTGTACCTCGACGGGCGGATGCGGTACGCCCTGCGCGTCCCCGACGGCCTGTCCCTCCTCGTCGGCTACCGGCCGGGCACGGTCGTCCAGGGCCTGGACGACGTACCGCCCGCCGACCGGCCACCGATCAACCCGGTGCACCTGGGCTTCCAGTCGATGGTCGCGATCGGGTTCGGGCTGCTGGTGCTCGGCGCCTGGTTCGCCCTGTCGTGGTGGCGCCGGCGTGACCTGCCGCGTTCGCGCTGGTTCCTCCGGTTCGCCGCGGTCGCGGGCATCGCGTCGGTCGTCGCGCTCGAGATGGGCTGGGTCACCACCGAGGTCGGGCGCCAGCCCTGGATCGTCTGGCGGCACCAGCGCACCGCCGACGCGGTCAACCCGGCCCCCGGCCTGTGGGCCGGGCTCGTCGCGGTGCTCCTCGTCTATGTGGTGCTCACGGTCGCGACCGTGTACGTGCTGAACCGGCTTCGAACCGGCCCGGTCGGCGCCCCGCAGGAGGCGGAGTCGTGACCGCCGCGCAGTGGCTACTGGTCCTCGGCTGGGCCGGGGTGACCCTGTACGCGCTGCTCGGCGGGGCCGACTTCGGCGGCGGGTTCTGGGACATGCTGGCGGGCGACGCCCGCCGCGGTCACTCCCAGCGCCGGCTCATCGAGAGTTCCATCGGGCCGGTGTGGGAGGCGAACCACGTCTGGCTCATCTTCGTCATCGTGCTGTTCTGGACCTGCTTTCCCACGGTCTTCGCGGCCGTCGCCTCGACGCTGTACATCCCGCTGACCCTCGTCGCCCTCGGCATCATCGCCCGCGGGGCGGCGTTCGCCTTCCGCAAGGCCAGCACGGAGCTGTGGCAGCAACGCCTGTTCGGCGGGGGATTCGCACTGTCGTCGGTGCTGACGCCGTTCTTCCTCGGCACGGTGGCCGGCGGCGTGGCCTCCGGACGCGTACCTCCGGGCCTCGCCGCAGGTGACCTCCTCACCAGCTGGTGGAACCCCACCTCGGTGCTGGCCGGTCTGCTCGCCATCGGGAGCACGGCCTACCTGGCGGCCGTCTTCCTCACCGGCGACGCACGCCGCAGCGGCGAGGCGGGCCTCGCCGAGGCGTTCCGGCGCCGTGCCCTGGTCACCGCCGCGGTCACCGGAGCCATCATGCTGGGCGGCATCCTCATCCTGCGTGACGACGCGCCGCGCCTCTACTCGGGGCTGACCGGGCGTGCCCTGCCCGTCGTCGTCATCTCCGCCGTGGCCGGGCTCGCCTCCCTCGCGCTGCTGATCACCCGCCGGTACGCCCTGACGCGCGTCACCGCCGCGCTCGCCGTCGCTGCCGTGCTGTGGGGGTGGGCGCTCGCGCAGTACCCGATGCTGCTGCCACCCGACGTCACGATCGAGCGCGCGGCGGCCTCGCCGTCGGTGCTGCACGCGACGCTGGGGGTGGTCATCGCCGGGATGATCGTGCTCGTGCCGTCGCTGCTGTGGCTGTACTCCCTTTTTCAGAGGCCGGTGCCGCGATGACAGCATTCCGTACACGAACCGTCGCACTCTGTAACTAGGCTGTTCTCATGAACATGACGGCGCGCACGTTCGTGGCCAACGAGCTCCGCCAAGCGCGCGAAATGAAGAAGCTGAGCCGCGTGAAACTCGCGGACGAGATATTCGTCTCCGAGTCACTCATCGCGGCCTGGGAGCGCGGCCGGATCGTGCCGGGGGAGCAGCACCATCCGAGGCTCAAGGAAGTGCTGGACCTCCCGGACATGATCACCCGCGTCATCGGTGACCTGGTGACCAACGAGGTGTCCCCGGAATGGTTCGGTAAGTGGCCCCAGGTCGAACGCCAGGCCACGTCGCTATGGTCGTTCCAGCCGTGTCTGGTCCCTGGACTGCTCCAGACTCCCGACTATGCCCGCGCGGTCCTGGAAGCCGCCCACCTGGACATCGACCTGGAGGAGGCGCTGGCCACGAGGCTGGATCGGCAGCAGGTCCTCATCAAAGAGGACCCCCCGATGTTCGTAGCGCTCATCGCCGAAGCAATCCTCCGTCATCGGGTCAGCAACGACAAAGTCATGAATGACCAGTTAGTGCGCCTGGCGGAGATGACCGAGCGTGAGAACGTCGTCGTCCAGGTAGTCCCAGCCGACTCCAAGGCGTGCGCCGGATTCATCGGTGGATTCGTGATCGCGAGCTTCGACGGGGACGAAATCGGCTATATCGACAACCAGTTGGACGGGGATACCATCGAGGGCGCTGCCGGGGTGGCCCGGCTACGGCGATTCTTCGATGTCTTCAGAGCCGACGCTATTAATCAACAAGAGTCGATCAACCTCATTCGAAGGGCGGCGGAGGAATGGAAATGATCGAACCGTGGCGGAAGTCGACCTGGACGGGCGCCAACGGAGGTGACTGCGTGGAACTCGCGGTCATCGAACGTGAGGAAACGACAGGCGAATGATCGAGCCGTGGCGGAAGTCCTCCTGGTCAAGCGCCAACGGTGGCGACTGCGTGGAGCTCGCGGTCGTCGTACGCGAGGTATCGCGAGGCAAATGACCGGGCCGTGGCGGAAATCGTCTCGGTCGGGTGCCAATGGCGGTAACTGTGTGGAGCTGGCGGTCGTCGAACGTGGTGAGGACGGGGCGGACGCGGGCTGCGCATAGGCTCGTCGCATGAGCTCTGATGTCGAGGAGCAGCCCGGTGTGGGCCCGCATCCGCGTCCCTGGCCGGACGACCCGCGCCTCGACCCGGTGCTGCTCGAGGACGGCGACCGGCGCAACGTCGTCGACGAGTACCGCTACTGGAGCAACGAGGCGGTCGTCGCTGACCTGGACGCGCGCCGGCATCCGTTCCACGTCGCGATCGAGAACTGGCAGCACGACTTCAACATCGGCGCGGTCGTCCGCAACGCGAACGCGTTCCTGGCCGCCGAGGTGCACATCGTGGGCCGCCGCCGCTGGAACCGCCGCGGCGCCATGGTCACCGACCGCTACCAGCACGTACGCCACCACCCGGAGACGACCGACCTGGTGAAGTGGTGCCGCGAGCGCGACCTGCCCGTCGTCGGCATCGACAACCTGCCGGGCTCGCGCCCGATCCAGACCGCCGACCTCCCGCGCGCCTGCCTGATGCTGTTCGGCCAGGAGGGACCCGGCCTGTCGGAGGAGGGCCGCGCCGCAGCCGACGTCGTCCTGCACATCCCGCAGTACGGCTCGACCCGCTCCATCAACGCCGGCGTCGCCAGCGGAGTGGCGATGTACGAGTGGGTACGCCGGTACGCCTAGAGCGTGTCCGCCGGATGGGGTTCGTGGTGAGCGTGTCCAGGCGGCGCGTCGCAACCACGGTCACCCACCGCCCCACATCGCCACCAACGGCAGATCGTTCAGTACCAAGTCGACCGGCGTCTCCGGGCGGTACGCCTAATCGTGGGCGGCGCGGTCGCGGAGCCATCCCGGGGTGGCCGTGCCGGAGCGTGGCTGCTCAGTACCAAGTCGGCCGAGGTCACGGGGCGGTACGCCTGATCGTGGGTGGCATGGTCGCGGAGCCATTCCGGGGTGGCCGTGTCCGAGCGCGGCCGCTCAGTACCAAGTCGAGCGAGGTCACGGGGCGGTGCGCCTAATCGTGGGCGGCGCGGTCGCGGATCCACTCCAGGGCGGCCGTGCCCGATCGCAGGATCGAGATGTGCCCGTCCTCGGGGCTCAGCCGGAGTTCGGCCAGGGGGCAGCGGCTCGCGTTCCAGCGGCCGTGTGAGCCGGGGATCACCCGGTCCCGTTCGCCGTGCAGGAAAAGGACCGGCGCCGCGACCTGCGCGGGGTCGTACCCCCACGGCGCGACGTAGGCCAGGTCGTCGTCTATCAGCCCGGCCGGACCACCCGCCAGGGCCGGGCCGACGACGTCGCCGAACCAGGACCATTCGCCCGCCAGCGCGGCGTGATCGGCCGGGGTGAACATCTCCGGGTCGTACTCCGCACTCGCCTCGTAGCGTTCTTTCGCCGCGCGCCCCTCGGCGGCGGCGCTCAGGGAGGCCACGCTGGAGGCTCCCATGCCCGCGTGCCAGTCGAGCCCCTCGGCGCCGAACGGCGCCGGCCCGGCCGCACTGACCACACCGAGGACCCGCTGAGGCAGCAGCGCGCCACAGGCCAGGGCGTGAGATCCGCCGCCCGAATGACCCATGACCGCGAACCGGCCGATCCCCAGAGCGTCGGCCACGAGGGCCGTGTCGGCGGCCGCCGAGGCCAGGTCCCGGCCCGTACGGGCGGTCGAGCCGCCGTACCCGGGCCGGTCGTAGGACACCCAGCGGATGCCGAGGCGTTCGGCGGCCGGGAACAGGGGCCGTGGAGGCGCGCCGATGTTGGGAGTCCCGTGGTGCCAGAAGACGGCGAGACGATCCGGCGGCCCGGTGTCGTAGACGTGCAGCCGGCGACCGCCGCCCGCGTCCAGATCGGTCTCGGTGACCTCCATGCCGCCTCCTTTGATGGCGCGCCGCCGCCGGTCTCAACGGCCATTGAGGTCCAGCAGGTGAAGCAGGCTCTCCCGCGTACGGACCAGCCGGTCTTTCGCCGGTGCCTCGACGCGCCGAATGGTCATCATATTGACGAAGTACAGCGAGAGCGCCACCGCCACCGTTCCTGTGATCCCCACCCGTATGACGATCGGAAAAGTGTCCCGGGAAGTGTAGATCGTGATCAGAGTGACGTAGGCAATGGCGAGAACGATACAGAAGATCGAGAAGCCGGTCGCCATTTCGAACATCCTGGCCGACCTGCGCTCGATCGCAGCGCGCAGCCGCGGCAGGCGGCGCATCGCCACGAAGATCAGCAGTGGTGACAGTGCCGGTGCCGTGCCCCACCACACCAGCCCCGAGGTGACCGGGTTCTGCGGCGTGAGCTCGATCGCCTGTACCGCGTCGAACACCGTCAGGGCGATGAACGTCCACGCGGCCAGCATCTCGACGACCATCAGCAGCTTCACCCAGATCACGGTGTGGCCCCCGATGCGGTGCGCCGCGAACAGCCAGCAGATGCTCAGGAACATCCCGGTGGCGCCGATTCCGAACAGAGCCCCCGCGGCCGCCCCCTCGGCGAACGCCCTTCCGCAGAGCTCCTCTCCGCTGACGACGGAGAACAGGAACGAGGCGAGCGACAGCGAGACGAACGAGCACAGCATCGTCACCAGCGCCCGCGAGGAGTAGCGATAGTGATCGGAGTCCTCCGAAGGCGGCGCCTGCTGGAAGAGCAGGATCACCCCCGTGAAGACGACGGCGGCGAAGACGCCGATGACCTGTGACGTCACCGGAGCCGCCGTCACGATGGTCCAGTTGGAATTGTCCGGATGTGCGACTAAGGAATGACAGACATCGTCCACGCGTGTTTCCCCTCTGACTTTCACGCTGGGTCGTCATCGAGCCTCGTGGTCGCGCGGCCTTTTCACAATCCCCGAACCCAGGGCCCGGATTTCAGCACAGGGGAAAGAGCGAGATCCGAAGGCCGCAGGGCCGGCGGCCGTCAGGTGGCGAACAACGGGCGTGAGAACTCGGCATTGACCCATTTCATGTGCGGGCGGCTTGAGTGACGCGGTGGTTCGCCGCCGTGCCGGACACGCCGACGGAGTCGACCAGGCCGGCGCACCTCGATCCCGCGCGGCGGGCGTCGTGGGAGGAAGCGGCCGCTCAGGCCGGTTCCCCACCGGACCGGACGCAGGGGGAGGTCGAGGTGAGGTAGAGCTCCCCGCGGTCGTTGGCCTGCGCGGCCATCTGGAAACCGTCCACCGCGTGCCGCACCCACACGTACAGCCCCCGCGGCCGGGCGTCGGTCAGCACGACGAACCCGTTGCCGGACCACCACGCCAGCAGGGCGTCGAGGCAACGGCCGTACTCCTCCGGTGGCACGTCGTGGATGCGGTAGTCGACCGAGGCGACGAACCGCTCCACCGGCTCGTCGTCGGCGGACTCGTCGCAGGGCACCGGGCCACACGCGACACGCTCGGCCCGCACCCGCGCGGGAAGGCACGTGAGGGCCGAACGGAGGTTGTCCTCGACGTGGCGGGTGGCCTGCTCCAGGTTCACGATGTCACACCCTTTCAAAAGCCCGGCAGGCCGGCCGCGATCCGGCCGATGTTGACCAGCGTGATGCTGCCGGGCGCGAAGTACGAGGCGTGCGCCCTGCCCGGATCGGTCGGTCTCCAGGGATCCGGGGAGACGAACTCCGACTCGTACGCCCTACCGCCGAACGCCGGATCGGCCGGCTGGGGGCCGAAGATCCGCAGCCCGGCCACAGGGTCGTTCCGCACGATCACCGTGTGGACGTGCGCGCCGACGTCGTCGGCGGCCACCCCCGTCAGGTGCAGTGCGCCGGCGTGCTCGACGCCGACTCCCGGACTCGCGACGAACACCACGTCGTCGACGTTCAGCCCGACGTCTCTCGCCGTGACCCCCGCGACGAGCGAACCGTAGCTGTATCCCACCACGGTGTTGTGCGACGGCGGTCCCTCGTGCGTGGTCCGCAGGTCGTCCAGGAACCGGCCGAGATCGGCCTTGGCCCCGTCCGCGTACCGGGTGTGCAGCGCCTCCGGAACCAGTGACTGCGGGGCGCGATAGTCCGCCCAGTTGATCACGGCGGTCGAGGGCGAACCGGCCTTCGCCGCCGAGAGCGCGATCGCGTCGATCTTCTTGATGGCCCTGCCCTGACGGCCGAGCCGGGAGAAGGTGCCCGGTACGAAGGTCACCACGTTGGCGGCGGTGTCCGGGTCGCCCACCGAGATGATCACACGTCCGGTGCCCTCCGTACTGAACGACAGCAGGTACGGACGGGGGTGCGCGAGGCTCGGCGGCTTCGCGAGCCGCTCCTCGATGGCGTTCACGCCCGCCAGCTTGTCGTTCAGCATGTTGATCCGGCTCGTCCTCGCCCCTCCGTCGTGCCATCGCCGCTCCGCGACGAGCCGATCGCGCTCTGCGGTCAACCGCGTCTTTCCCTCCGCGAGCAAGGACCGGTTCACCTGGTCCTTGGTCACCGCGGGCGCACCGTCGAGCGCCGGCGAACTCTCAAGGCCCCGGGCGAAGGGGGCCTCGGCCTTCTCGACACCTGTGCGGGGTGTTCCGCGCAGAAAGGGTTTCGATTTGGCGAAAATACCCAGCAGACGTTCCGTAACCTCGGCGGCGGCTCTGCTCTTGCAGCTCACCGGGGCCCTCCTTCTGTCACGCCCCCGATCGGCAGGGGTAGGTAATCGAGGCCTCCAGGGGAGAAGCCAACGGTTCTGAGGTCCCATGATCTTTTCGCATCAGGGGCTGGAGTGAGGACGGTCTCCGGGCTCTCCGGGTCGTCGGCGTGCGCACCGGTTCGGATGCGGCTCAGTCCCGGCGGTGGCGAATCCGGTCCCGCATTGGCTCTCCGGCCGGCAGATCAGCCGCGGGAGTCGAGGCGGTACGCGCGGGCCTGGAGGCCGTACAACTCGCCGAAGACGCCGCCCGCCGCGAGGAGCTCCGCCGGCGGGCCCTGTTCGACCAGCCGTCCGCGGTCCAGGACGTACACCTGGTCGGCGTGGCGGACGCTGGCGAGCCGGTGGGTGATGAGCAGGACCGTACGCCCGTCGGCGTGTGCCCGGATGCGTTCGAACAGGGCGTGTTCGGCGCGGGCGTCGAGCGCGGCGGTGGGCTCGTCGCAGATCAGCAGCGCCGCGTCACGGTAGAAGCCGCGCGCCACCGCGATGCGCTGCCACTGGCCGCCCGACAGCTCGTGGCCGTCCTTGAACCGCCGGTCCAGCAGGGTGTCGTACCCGTACGGCAGGGCCGCGATCACGTCGTCGGCCCCCGACGCGGCGGCGGCCTCGGCGATCGGCTCCTCGTGTGGCTCCCGGCCCATGGCGATGTTGTGCCGCGCCGTCATCGGCCAGTGCGTGTAGTGCTGGGGGATCATCGCGACGTTCTGCCGCAGCCGGTCGAGGTCGACGTCCCCCAGGTGGGTGCCGTCCCAGTGCACCTCGCCCTCGTCCGGGGCGTAGAGGCCGGCGAGGATCTTGGCGAGGGTGGTCTTGCCGGAGCCGTTCTCGCCGACCAGCGCGACGACCTGACCGGCGTGGATCTCCACGGACACGTCGTGCAGCGCGGGCCGGTCGGCGCCCGGATAGGTGAAGCCGACGTTCCGTGCGGTGATCACGTCGAAGCCGTCCGGCACCGGACGGTCGCGCGTCTCCGGGATGCGGTGTTCGGCGTCCCGGCAGAA
It encodes:
- a CDS encoding DUF397 domain-containing protein, which gives rise to MTGPWRKSSRSGANGGNCVELAVVERGEDGADAGCA
- a CDS encoding MarR family winged helix-turn-helix transcriptional regulator, coding for MAETRTLEPDEWELWDTWMRAQRLLTRELDRGLQRDSGISKAEFSVLVTLWQAPGREMRVGELSESLDWEKSRVSHQLTRMENRGFVERTESGSGGRRTRIGLTAKGRHAAQSAVLVHAGNIRHHFFDSLTPEQAAAIRAWSEQTIDRIEPRDGAA
- a CDS encoding cytochrome ubiquinol oxidase subunit I; translated protein: MPHLLAAAATPADLFAAREQMALSLGWHIILACFGVGMPALTVFAEWRGLRTGNDDYIRLAHRWAKVMGVLFAVGAVSGTILSFEMGVLWPGLMSVYGQVIGLPFALEGFAFFIEAVFLGIYLYAWDRLPPRRHVLTGLPVCVAGVASAFFVVSANSWMNQPRGFDLVNGTVTRVRPWAAMFNPAMPMETLHMILAAFMVAGFGVASVYAAGMLRGRRDRYHRLGFLVPFVTAAVVTPFQIVVGDSLARMLASHQPPKLAAIEGLNHTGSHVPISVGGVYLDGRMRYALRVPDGLSLLVGYRPGTVVQGLDDVPPADRPPINPVHLGFQSMVAIGFGLLVLGAWFALSWWRRRDLPRSRWFLRFAAVAGIASVVALEMGWVTTEVGRQPWIVWRHQRTADAVNPAPGLWAGLVAVLLVYVVLTVATVYVLNRLRTGPVGAPQEAES
- a CDS encoding cytochrome d ubiquinol oxidase subunit II; its protein translation is MTAAQWLLVLGWAGVTLYALLGGADFGGGFWDMLAGDARRGHSQRRLIESSIGPVWEANHVWLIFVIVLFWTCFPTVFAAVASTLYIPLTLVALGIIARGAAFAFRKASTELWQQRLFGGGFALSSVLTPFFLGTVAGGVASGRVPPGLAAGDLLTSWWNPTSVLAGLLAIGSTAYLAAVFLTGDARRSGEAGLAEAFRRRALVTAAVTGAIMLGGILILRDDAPRLYSGLTGRALPVVVISAVAGLASLALLITRRYALTRVTAALAVAAVLWGWALAQYPMLLPPDVTIERAAASPSVLHATLGVVIAGMIVLVPSLLWLYSLFQRPVPR
- a CDS encoding TrmH family RNA methyltransferase, producing the protein MSSDVEEQPGVGPHPRPWPDDPRLDPVLLEDGDRRNVVDEYRYWSNEAVVADLDARRHPFHVAIENWQHDFNIGAVVRNANAFLAAEVHIVGRRRWNRRGAMVTDRYQHVRHHPETTDLVKWCRERDLPVVGIDNLPGSRPIQTADLPRACLMLFGQEGPGLSEEGRAAADVVLHIPQYGSTRSINAGVASGVAMYEWVRRYA
- a CDS encoding alpha/beta fold hydrolase, whose translation is MEVTETDLDAGGGRRLHVYDTGPPDRLAVFWHHGTPNIGAPPRPLFPAAERLGIRWVSYDRPGYGGSTARTGRDLASAAADTALVADALGIGRFAVMGHSGGGSHALACGALLPQRVLGVVSAAGPAPFGAEGLDWHAGMGASSVASLSAAAEGRAAKERYEASAEYDPEMFTPADHAALAGEWSWFGDVVGPALAGGPAGLIDDDLAYVAPWGYDPAQVAAPVLFLHGERDRVIPGSHGRWNASRCPLAELRLSPEDGHISILRSGTAALEWIRDRAAHD
- a CDS encoding DUF397 domain-containing protein; its protein translation is MIEPWRKSSWSSANGGDCVELAVVVREVSRGK
- a CDS encoding winged helix DNA-binding domain-containing protein; translated protein: MTMRRFTVAERRARLGVRHRLAARAETAPEVARSLVALHGTDPASVYLAAAARMRSPDVAAIEGAMYCDRLLVRMLCMRRTVFTVPAELVPVVQAACTNDVARLERRRTLLFLEQAGVGGEAWLREVEDATVSALRKRGAAFAAELSADEPRLRERLVLAHGTKNESWPAVASRVLLGLAAEGRIVRGRPRGSWISSQFRWSPMESWLPGGIPDVPAEEARAELVRRWLTAYGPGTVADLKWWTGLNLTQVRKALARIGAEEADLDGTPGVVLAEDTGAQADPWVALLPGLDPTVMGWKDREWYLGGHGTALFDRTGNAGPTVWADGRIVGGWAQRPDGEVVHRLLEDIGAEASAAVTAEAARLGEWLGPVRVTPRFRTPLERELVA
- a CDS encoding ABC transporter permease, which produces MTGQTMAAAGPVTDPPGASGRERVFGLIQRHGAAAVLVLLVAIGSFAFDRFPTGDNLGNIAITSSFLATVALGMTFVIITGGIDLSVGSVFALGGVLAAYGVRWGSLAALLLPLAVCGAFGLAQGLLIARVRLAPFIVTLAGLLGARGLLLSISDEGARTYLIPHGSVLARVGQGSVLGLGYPVYLTLALFAAGAVLLQRTRFGQCVYAVGGSEDAADLMGVPVARTKVVVYVMSGLLAGLAGALNAARLSSGVTILGTGMELDVIAAVVIGGTLLTGGAGSVSGTAAGVLLLGVIQNLINQIGDLSSSYQQVVSGAFLAAVVVVQTYLSRVQRLR
- a CDS encoding NADPH-dependent FMN reductase; protein product: MALRIGIILGSTRPGRRGDQIASWVLDTARAHGGADYEPIDLTHHGLGNLDERGNPNLQEYEHAHTRDWSRLVDAFDGFVFLTPEYNHSFSGALKNALDYVYREWNDKAAGIVSYGGWAAGVRAAEALRLVLAELQVATVRAQPAVALIPAFSTGVFVPAEGLDVAVRGMLDQVIAWSGALRGVREAKAGAAA
- a CDS encoding helix-turn-helix domain-containing protein, with translation MNMTARTFVANELRQAREMKKLSRVKLADEIFVSESLIAAWERGRIVPGEQHHPRLKEVLDLPDMITRVIGDLVTNEVSPEWFGKWPQVERQATSLWSFQPCLVPGLLQTPDYARAVLEAAHLDIDLEEALATRLDRQQVLIKEDPPMFVALIAEAILRHRVSNDKVMNDQLVRLAEMTERENVVVQVVPADSKACAGFIGGFVIASFDGDEIGYIDNQLDGDTIEGAAGVARLRRFFDVFRADAINQQESINLIRRAAEEWK
- a CDS encoding DUF397 domain-containing protein — translated: MIEPWRKSTWTGANGGDCVELAVIEREETTGE